ttgcgagatgaattttttaagcctaattggaCCATTATTAGACAATGTcatactacagtaaacaacctctaatgatatATTAatgattcgtctcacgatttaatgtccatccatgtaattagttttataattaaatcaTGTTTAGTCTTCTAATCTTCCATTGAAATTGCTACAGTGAAATTCGTCCAAAAATTTACTAGATCCAAACACAAGATTTATAATTTGAGTTAACTAATCTTCATTTTTATAATTTGAGTGTTTTGGGCAACAAAACATCTGAGTGTAACGTAGACACGCTCTTTGGGCTCTGTTCGGCTGGTTGTGgctgactggctggtggctggtgacTAGTGTTGATTTGATGTGAGAAAAAAACACTGCTGTTAGTTTCCAGCAGAACAGAATAAGAGAAGAGTCAAGGTTTTACCTAGCGGTGTTCTCTGTTACTCTAATCTAAACGAGAGATAAGAACACGGTGAATTTAGACTTATTGAAAGTCATCTGGAACATCAACACGTTCCAAAAAAATTACTTTGATCACTAAATTTTTACTTTAAAAAACTTATAACATATAgtcaaaatatattttttataaaactaCATTTCAAGATAAATCTATTTATATCGCTTTATATTTTCAAAGTTAACtcaaaaaattttatttatagtTAAAGTTTAAAATATTTGCTTAAAACAACTTTCTTTTTTAATAAGAGGGAGTATATTTTTCACAATTCTTGGCAGTGAAGTGATGTGACACCATCATGAAGGATTGAAGGAGGTGGATAGATATGGGTTCCCTCGCTCAGCAGTAATAACGGGGCAGTTGACTGAAGCTGAGATGGGTATATGGGATGGCCATCATTCGCTGATGCCTCGGGACAGGGAGAGATCCGTTGCAGGATCAGCAAGAACATTTGAGTTGACAGCCTGAGTACTCTACGCACTCTGCACTTTGCAGTACTTTGCTAGGGCTGTGggggctgttcggctgatcCAATGAATATTATTATGTGAGAGAAAATAAGCCGAGATAAGCCAAAATTAGATCAGCCGAATAGCCCCGTTTAGATCTCTGGAAAAGGTGGAAGAAAAAGTCGCatcggatactgtagcacactgtagcattttttgttttttttggtaaatattgtcctaccatgacctaactaagctcaaaaaattcgtctcgcaacgtacatcaaaactatacaattaatttttttatttatctacatttagtactccatgcatgagtcatttgctatatttaatatttcgatgtgatggagatgtaaTGTAAAATTTAGAGTTTTTtgagatctaaacacaccctagatGTAATCGAGTGCAGAGGTTAAATGCCCATTGACCTTTTGACACCGGGCTTACCTTGTCTACTCgctcggggagagagagaagaagcGGCAAAGCCGCGAAGGAAAGAACAAGAGACTGACAAGACCGAGGAGGAAGAACATGATGATGGCGTATCTTTGGACCTTCTTCCCTGGACTGCGTCATCAATTCATCTCCATCTATTAGAGTTCTCAATTTGTTGACAGCTAGCCTAGCCACCACACTCACCCGGACTCTagtctgcagctgcagctgcaggaggATGATAGATGACGCACAGGCACAGCATTGACCATGAACATAGTCTCTGGTTCTCCATTGAGGAGGAGCTCGAGGGCCAGCTATAAATAGCCACCCACGCCACGCATACTTGAGCGCAGCACAGCGGAACATACCCCCCTACACATCATCTGCATTTGAAGGCTAACCGCGCGCTTCAGGCTTCAGAGAGAGGTGCTTGAAACTCTGCAGAGCGCTCTCTTGAAATCCTCCTCCGTTTCTTGTTTATTTCAAGTTGAGGTTTCGTTTAAATTTGGATCTTGCACGTTCCGACATACAAATGCATTCATAACCCTCTTCTTTCTCTCTGCAATTTTGGCACTGTTCATACGCTCGTACTAATAATACTTCAATCATGTGACACATGTGTTTTCTGAACCTTATTTTTGTGGTTTCGGATGCATGTGTGCAGTGCAGATCGGCAAGAAGGCGGCGGGATAGATGGATCGGGTGAACTCGAACCTGTGCCTGGAGAACCTGCGCATGATGCACGCGAACGAGCGGCTGCGGCGGAAGGTGCAGCAGCTGGACCAGGAGAACAAGGCCCTCCTCGCCgagctcaagcgcaagcagcagctcgccgccggggcgccggcggcgacgtcccaggacgcccctgccgccggttccggcggcggccaccctGCCGCCGGCAATAGCTCGAAGGCGGCCGGCAAGCAGCAGCCCAAGTGAAGTGATGACCATCCAGATGACGTGGAGGCCGCACTTGTGTCTTTTGTTTGTGATTACTAGTACTGCTAGGTTGCTAGTTACTCGTATTGTGTAGGCATGGTTAGttaacttgtactggtactagtagtagtagtagtgcaTGTAGGTGATGAGGGAAGTTGGTTCTAGCTAGCTAGATAGAACTGATGATGAACCTGCAGTGGTAGCAGCATTTTGTGCTGTTTGTCAGCAGTGATGAAACTGCTCTACATACGCTTGAATTGTTTGTTTGAACGCTTTGTTATCACAGTTCTCCAAGGAGTATGATGATAGAACCAAGTCCAAACAGAAGCGTCCATGCCAGTGCCATTTGGATTGTACACGTCTATCTGCCTCATgaattgacttttttttttatcgTCGAACGAAGAACTCTGGGATTACACTGCTAGTAGTATACTAGTTAATAATAAGCTGGCTCAAATCTGGGGCTTTGATTAACATAAGAAAGTACTAGGAAAAGTATGGGAATTAGGCAGCCTACTCTACCGAGTCACAGTTTTGTCAGTATCATCCTCGGCTACACATTTTCCCAACCATCTTTACCAAGATCGCAGAACAATCTCACCCACCCTGATCAGGCACGTGCAAGCAGAGCTTCATCATCATATATACCCCCAGCGCACTGAGACCATGTCACGAGCAGGAGAGAGCGCGGTAATCACAACATGGCGCTGCGATTGGAGGCGAAGGGCATCACGGCGACCGACCacgacgccggccggccggcggcggtcgtcGACGTCGACGAGGACGAGCTGTTCGAGCTCGACATCGCCCTCCTcgacggccgcggcgacggctgcggtgaccgcggccgccgctctgccgccgctgcaggcgacgacgacgacgacgctggTGGGCACGCCCTGCTGGCCAACTGCCTGCTGCCGGTGCGCTCGGTGAGCAACGCGGTGCCGGTCGCGGCCAGCAGCGTGCTGTCGTCGTCGTACCCCTACTCCGGCTACCACAGCTCGCGGAGGCTCATCttcaccgccggcggcggcaggaggttTCTTGGACGGTCGGCGGGGAGTTCGGCGAGGTTGTGCTTCACCGGCAGAGGATTCGAGACCACGGGGAACTATTTTCAGAGATACTGACTGAGCAAGAGTTTCTATGGGCCGTGGGCCCAGTGGCTTAAGCCCAAAGCCTTCATTTTCGGCCTAATATCCATCTCTGTACTCATTTGTGGCCTGGTCGTAGCGTGGTGAGAATAAATAACTTTGTGTATACTCCTTACCATGTTTGCGCAATCAGTGAGATAAAAGCAGGGGTGGCCACGTCTGTTTCTTGCTCTAAGAACCTGCTTATTCGAGAAAATAAAAAAGCAGGAGTGGCAAGTTTCAGGGAAGCAGAAGTCGTCCATGAGAGCAGAAAGTAAAATGGAGAAGCTCATAGTTTGGCTAAGAGTAATTTAGTAGGTCGTCATGTTTGTTGTTATCTCCTTCTAATGGAGTTTGTACCGATCAACATGATATATGAATAAAAGTGGGACAATTGTCAAAATAAAAAACTCCGTGTAATGGATTTTCATAGATGAAAGGAAAGTACGTTCGTTCACAAAAATAAAGGGGAAAGACGAAAGGAAGTATAACTTCGACTCTTCGAGCAATATAAAAGGTTCGAATCTTCTTAACAAAAATCACTCGAATTTATTAAACTCTTTTTTGTTTCAAGTATAATAAGATTCTAAAAGAAAGCTTGCATATTAGGATTTGAGGTGAACCATAGATTCGTGATTAAATATATTCATAGCTTAGCCACGCATCAATTATTGTATTGATATGCAAATGATAGGTCCCTTCCACCTCTTTTGAGACTAATTCCCATGGAGATATGCATTACAAATAAATGCAATAAAATGTCTTAAAACATTGATTTCACTATTATTCATCAACTAGCCATGATTAAGGATAAGATATTCAAGGCAGCTACGCCGATATTAGTTCTTCCCAACAGTGTTGGAACCGTAAAACCTGAGAAACAAAATACACATCATATGTCATATTAATACAAAATAGATGAAAGCATGCAATCCTAAACTTTTAATTGTAGGtcattttgacaaatctagatacataactTTTTCTATGTATTCataattatttaattatgtcgtATCATTATTGAAGTGCTAGGAAACCATAATTTTAATTATACCTCTAAGTGTATAACAGAATCTATTTATTTAAATTTACCAAACAAACCTACAATTTAAAATGGAAGGAGTACATGCCGGTAAAGAATTGAAAGATAAATTGTATTAAGTACTTACTTCCACATTGGTTTCTGGCTGGCACTGGCTGGTCACAGTCGCGAGCAAGACGAAGAATCTTCTTACTCACGCTTACTGTCTTCTCCTCTTCAATAGTGAGGATGTGGCAGATGCAAGCCATGTCAGCATGGTCCACGGCGACACGACAAGAAGGATTTGGGCGGACATAGTCTCCAGGAATTTTGATGGTGAACCTGCATTTCTGCAGAACCAACTCTTCTCGGCGTAGCAATCTGGCTCGCCCCAAGCTTGACGTGCTGCTGCAAACATGATAAAAACTAGAGCAAAGGCCAGAAGTCCAAGGGTTGCTTTCGTAGCCATTGTGTACAAGTATGTTGTGGGTGTTGCTATGGCCAAGTTTTGCTTCTATGGTTGCCAGCGTCTTCTATGTATCTTACATGTATTGCAGCAGTGTATTTATAGCATGTTAGAATGTGAGGCTAACTATGATGTACTCTATGGATGCAGCAATCTGCAAGTTAATACTTTTTATTTCCATAAAAAAGGTTGATACTACTGCATTAAAGTTCGAGTGACGGACGGAGAGGGCATAAATGTTAGGAATCTTTGAAGAATTGCGAATACCGAACCTCTCGGTCATGAGAGGAAAATAAACGTTTAGAAATATTTGAGCGATTGCGGATACCTCATCCAAAatttgagtcatgaaaacaaaataaatgacCAGAAATCGTGGTACCAAACTGTGGTATTCTAGCACTTCGATAAAGATGAAGGTAAAAATGATCTTGATATCTTTTTATCAATCAACTATCAAACTCGTAAATCATTTAATTTTGTACATCAGCTCACAATCTCAACACGATTTTGCATCAGTCAACTGTTAACAGAGGCTTTGGTCCTATCCATCCTCAACTGTTAACAGAAGAGTTGTTAAAAAAAACTGTTAACAGAAGCTGGTGTGATAGAATGGGCCGAGTAAGCCCAAAAGCCCCGAAACGCTTCTGGCCCATCAAGCAATACTCAGCCCAATAGCACAACTCCCCATCGGCCCAGCATATATAAGCAAGCTCCCATCCCAAACCCTAACTCTATTCGATCCCTCATTCCCTCTTCACCCAGCCGCAGGGGCCAGGCAGGCGGCGGCCTCCACCACTCGGTCCCCCATCCCGCTCCTCCCCCATTTCTTCTTAGTTTTCTCTCTCGATCCAGAAGAAGAGcaagccgccgcctccactgGATCACCAAGACCACACCTGTCCCTGCTTTTCTCGTGTGTGTGTTTCGGAACCTTACTAGAAATGCAAGCGGCTTTGCCGCGTATGGCCATGTTTTGTCTGTTTAGAGTGCAGATGGGTGTGTCAGTCATCGAATTATGATTAATTATGCTTGCTTTCAGATTATTGATTAACTAAATAAGTATGAGGTTACTGTACTTAGTGAGAAATTGTAAAGACAGCATGTTTGCTTACAACCTTGGTGTTATAGAAAGTAATATAATATAGTATGTCTCAGCCGAAGCAGTAAAATCACACCATGTTGCTTACAACTTTGATGTCGCAGAAACTAAAATAGTAAGGCTCAGCAGAGGCACTGTACTTAATATTTGTCCCTTCCTAAAAAAAAACTTAATATTTGTTCCCAAAAAATAGTTATCATTATCAATGTTATTCTATGGTGCCTACAAATATTCTGGGTGTCGAAAGCATTTTTTTCGATCAAAAGAAAGGTAAGAGCATCAGTTAGCCAAATTATATCCAAAAGTACAAGCAAAAGCAGCGGTTCAGATTGGCGTGTCCTCAATTGATATAGGTAAGGATATATTAGCAGAGGGAAGTTGAATCAAAGTGACATGGTGGAGCACGAAGCAAAGGTCTGCACGTATGAGAAAAGGGACAAAGTTAGCGCAATCGAAGGAAGAAGGTGAGGGTAACGGGCAGTGCATATGAGCGAAGCTGAGCTAGAGCTCGTCTGCCTCCATTCTTTGTGTGGCTCTGTAGGCGCAGCGTGCGAGGTGCCGGAGCAGTAAACGTTCGCGCAGCCGAGCTTGCAGGGGTCGCTGGAGCACTCGCCCGCGCCGAGATGGCCGGGATTCAAGCGGGCGGAATGGCCGCGGACGCATCCCGCTTGCGGCGGGGTCGCCGTGGACGCTGGGGAGGGAGGCTAGGGTCGCAGGGGCTGCTGGGACGCCGGTATGGCAGCGACCCGAGCGTTCGAGTTCACCGCGGCCGCACCCCGCTTGCGAGGGTCGCCGGAGCCGCGGGGCAGTCAACCGCGCCGGAGCAGTAGAGGTGGAGGCGGGCGTCGGCAAGGGGAGGCGTAGCACTATGAGCGGATGGGGAGCGCAGTAGGGATGAAGGAAGAGGGTAAAAAATGCTTTCCTCTTCTAGCTGGAACCCGGAGAGTTCACGAAGGCATTAGAACCGGGTATACAGATAAGCCACGTTGAAGGGCCAGATGACGTCTGTTTTCAATCCAACGCTGGAGGAAAAAATAGGTGACGTGGCTCAATCAAATGCTCTGGTTTGGTGCAAGAATCGTATGTAGAGATTTCGGCAAATATATATTTCGTCTAATGGTTGGAC
This genomic interval from Panicum virgatum strain AP13 chromosome 8K, P.virgatum_v5, whole genome shotgun sequence contains the following:
- the LOC120643582 gene encoding uncharacterized protein LOC120643582, coding for MALRLEAKGITATDHDAGRPAAVVDVDEDELFELDIALLDGRGDGCGDRGRRSAAAAGDDDDDAGGHALLANCLLPVRSVSNAVPVAASSVLSSSYPYSGYHSSRRLIFTAGGGRRFLGRSAGSSARLCFTGRGFETTGNYFQRY
- the LOC120643583 gene encoding protein LITTLE ZIPPER 3-like, whose translation is MDRVNSNLCLENLRMMHANERLRRKVQQLDQENKALLAELKRKQQLAAGAPAATSQDAPAAGSGGGHPAAGNSSKAAGKQQPK